The region ACGGGGAAAcgaactctggtacgattcaaccgaactaaatgaggcaggtgtgaaggCACCCTTTAAGTGGGAGTGCCAACATTACTgaagatgaaataaaaacaaattaaagctaaatataaatatttacaaaaattatattatcagtgagtacaaatagaaatattttaatttgaatgaacaCTGTGCTCTCTACAGATCTAATCAGTATCATCAGATGAATCATTGGTGATCCAAACCAGCATCATGTGTTCAGTTCAGTGTGTTGTGTGTTTCCTCTGCAGAAGCTCCGTGCAGTGTGATTGGACAGCTGCGGGTCGCTGAGACGTACTCCTTCCTGTGCCAGTCTTGTGGCTCCATGGTGCTTCAAGACAGGTTACTATTCATGCCTTCTTATTTCCATTGATTTGGTGAAGTAATGCATCGAAGGATAGTGATGCACGGTGTTCAGCTATCATCAGACTATCTTCTGACTCCTACAGGGCTTTTGGGCGAGTGCTTCCTCTGCCCAATGGAAACTGGAATGCATTAGTGGACGACTGGTGCTGCCACCCGGATCCCTTCGCCAACAGGAAGCTGCTCCCGCGAGACGGAGACTGTCTGCTCGGGGACACGTTTCTTCTGCTGGCTCGGGACAGCAGCTGTGAGCAGACCCTCGTACGGGAAGAGAGCACGCTTCAGAAAGCCTCTGCAGAGGTGAGCTGTGGGGGTTTAGAGATGCATGATTCAATTAGGTGCTAAACACCTGAGCTCTTCACACGAAGACTCACACAGTTGTAGAAGCGCACAGATCTGACTTACACAGCCTGAGGGGGACAGAGGAGGAGGACGGCTTCCTTTCATCACAATAAAGGCTGAAGAGGCGGGAGGAAATCCACTCTTAAAAACATTACGCTCGGTCGAGCTGTGGAGGAGAAGCGCTCATGTCTTTAACAGGGACTGATTCTCTTTCTCAAGGCCATGCCGAGGAGATAAAAACACACTTTCCAGCACTTCTCAAACCTTAATGACTTCAGCACCACTTCAGTTGTCGGCTTTCCTGTTGATctaatcaaaacatttaaaaaaaagtgcatattaCAGTCGAAGCAGAAGTTTGAAAACAAGTTGAAAAATGACTTGCAGTTTTTGTGCAGGAGtgtgaaacacttttttaaaacaaatgcttaGTGAAAAGAAGCGTTCAGTCTCAGGAGGTCAGAATAAGCATTACAtgagaatgttttattttctgcTCGTGTTACATGAGGTCTGCAATTTTCCAAAATAGCAAGTCACACGACTGCagatttaacttaaaaaaaataagctgGGCTAGTTATTTTGTCACCCAAAAATGGGTTTGCAGTTCTTCATAAACTAACCAATGACATTTCGaattaagcttttatttatttcaaagtttAGAATGGGTAAGattgattatttaatttttaattaagtctcttctgctcattaaggctgcatttatttgatcaaaaattgaataaaaacagcaatattgagaaatattattactgttaaaaataactattttctctgtgaatatctgttaaactgtaatttatttctgtgatgctccgctgtattttcagcatcattactccagtcttcagtgtcacatgatcttcagaaatcagaataatatgatgatttactgctcaagaaacatttctaaatattatcaatgttgaaaacagctttctGCTTTTGGAACATCTTTTTAATATAAGATTATAAATGTCCTTAAATTCATCATTGGTGAATAAAATAATTACCATATtattcggactataagtcgcacctgagtatacgttgcatttatttagaaacaagataaaacattaccgtctccagctgcgagagcgcgctctatgtcttcagtgtagactacaggagcactgagcagcatagagcgccctctggcggctgtagagagtagtgttttctattggttcatttctgttggttcatgtcaaattaattttgataaataagttgcacctgactataagtcgcaggaccagccaaaaaattaaaaaagtgcgacttatagtccggaaaatatggtaattttgttttaaatatcctactgaaacccaaacttttgaaccataGTTTATATTTCCTGTAAatttaaagacaattttttttttttcagaataagtTTCATAATATGTTGGAATGGTAGGAATCTAGTAAACAATtacaaatggtaaaaaaaaaaaaaaaagttgatataacTCCATTGAAGTTTTCATCTGAAGCTGACGATAGAAAAGGTTTAAATCACACTTCAGATAGCTGAGTGTGTTATGAATATGCCTCTGGAGTGAACTGACTCCATCTGTCATGTGTTAGCATGTAACCACTGCTGTATAGAGCAGCCTGtgacgtgtgcgtgtgtgtgtgtgtgtgtgtgtgtgtgtgtgtccgcagCATGGGCGCAGCAGCAAGCGTGTGATGGTGTCCTGCAGGAGCTGCTCTGCGGTGCTGGGACAGGAAGTGACCGCAGGTGAGCGATGATGTGGGAACACACCATTGAGTCACTCTACACGGAGAAAACCACAGCTTATCTATATATAAATCATGATGTCGTCCATTAACCATGATGTATATTGGCCATTCTTTTTTTACATTAGCAGCTTTAATATGCTCCGAAACGTTATGTTATTGACCCTTGGGTATTTATAAAAGTGCTGTGCTTTTGAAGCAAAAATAGTctgattattttacattacatttattcatttaacagaagcttttatccaaagagacttacaaatgagaacagtggaagcaatcaaaaacaacaaaagagcaatgataccaCTTCACAAACCCACATCAGGAACGCTAAATCAGGTTAATTGAGCTCCGCATTGTAGATTAATTACACACTTATACTTGTGTTTAGACAAAACAGGAGTGAATGAAGAGAATTATTAATGTGTAGGCTATTAATAATTGTCTTGAGATCAGAACATTGTCTTTACTGTATGTATTCAGACTACAGTATTTGGCCTGGAAAACTATTCTTGAGCTCAGAATTACATTATAACTTTGTTCTTTATTACAAGAAAGCAATACGTGTTTCTATCCGAGAGGTAATTTCTCATAATCTCGCACCTCCAGCTGTTGATAATGTGCAATTTTCTGTGTTTAATATATTTGACTGTCTTTTGTGTTTCAGAGGTGCTGAAGATTTACATAACTGAAATATTAGTAAAGCCACGTGAAGATGGAAAGTGTGATCTAACACGGCTCAGTTTAGTGTCCCAGCCTAATTCAGAAAGGTAAGCGGGTTCATTTGATtcattggtgtttttgtcatctgTAGATCATATCGAGTCAGAGAGGTTTTGATTGTGTCTCATGCAGGCAGAGATTCCTGGAGCGAACGCTAGCGTCCCGGCTGGTCGAGCTGTCATCCGCACAGAATACATTTCGCTTTTCCATCCAGAACCCAGATGACAGAGCTGTGATTTTGGTACAGACATTAAAACCTCAtacactttataaaaaaataaaataaataataataaattagaagATGCCTTTTCAGTCTTGCATCTTTTAAATTTACAAGCCATTTTCTTCATGAAAAATGGTTTTCtagcttttttttctgtgaatccTTTCAAAATGTTTCAGTGTATATGTACAAAAAGGTTAATTTTGTTACATGTGTAAAATAATGTGATGATTTCCAATAATTAGAGCAGGGACTTAACAGATGTTTAGCATCCTGTTGCATGCAACTTTCATTATTCTACCGCTAGTATTCACAAATCCCAATGCAACCGTTTTGATCAGTTTActgcattaaataaacaaaatgcctAATTTGTACTGTGTACcttacaaacacatgcacactttgGCACAGTGGAATAGAAGCGATTAAAGTGTTAACATGCCTGTTAAAATCAGCAAACACTACTTGTTTTACTGCAGTTATGATTGCTATAGGAGCTAAATCTTATCAATTTGATCAAAGTATTGCATTGACATGaggttaattttataatattgttattgtattattaaagtgcatgtaaacatagtcagAGTTATTCTGGATCCCTTGCTAAACATTTTGCACCATCTTTTTGAGCTTCAgctaaataatattttggatAATATGTTTCCTTCCCTCTGTGT is a window of Carassius auratus strain Wakin chromosome 16, ASM336829v1, whole genome shotgun sequence DNA encoding:
- the ube3d gene encoding E3 ubiquitin-protein ligase E3D isoform X2 → MEKTAQEDLVFLELRQKLQSGLLFIRDAVRDDADVRVEGKADSLLSVQTPARSYEVHLPSAVRLEETWSQRSPDQTQHESQFRLRLRVECLTEAPCSVIGQLRVAETYSFLCQSCGSMVLQDRAFGRVLPLPNGNWNALVDDWCCHPDPFANRKLLPRDGDCLLGDTFLLLARDSSCEQTLVREESTLQKASAEHGRSSKRVMVSCRSCSAVLGQEVTAEVLKIYITEILVKPREDGKCDLTRLSLVSQPNSERQRFLERTLASRLVELSSAQNTFRFSIQNPDDRAVILLWLLNTDTLVASFPGGDSFISADKDHPGEHQSCRAAQAVKVLYILCSDSKLQDVVDVWEKDIGVHPLPLPQSSCEELQKLLMSSTSRLPTFLRFMKSYQVAYMTM
- the ube3d gene encoding E3 ubiquitin-protein ligase E3D isoform X4 — its product is MEKTAQEDLVFLELRQKLQSGLLFIRSDAVRDDADVRVEGKADSLLSVQTPARSYEVHLPSAVRLEETWSQRSPDQTQHESQFRLRLRVECLTEAPCSVIGQLRVAETYSFLCQSCGSMVLQDRAFGRVLPLPNGNWNALVDDWCCHPDPFANRKLLPRDGDCLLGDTFLLLARDSSCEQTLVREESTLQKASAEHGRSSKRVMVSCRSCSAVLGQEVTAEVLKIYITEILVKPREDGKCDLTRLSLVSQPNSERQRFLERTLASRLVELSSAQNTFRFSIQNPDDRAVILLWLLNTDTLVASFPGGDSFISADKDHPGEHQSCRAAQAVKVLYILCSDSKLQENV
- the ube3d gene encoding E3 ubiquitin-protein ligase E3D isoform X3, which codes for MISTFCSWVCSRSDHILTTTDPLQSSFESVQRPPLQAGLRSLLSPLPKRTAPNGETNSEAPCSVIGQLRVAETYSFLCQSCGSMVLQDRAFGRVLPLPNGNWNALVDDWCCHPDPFANRKLLPRDGDCLLGDTFLLLARDSSCEQTLVREESTLQKASAEHGRSSKRVMVSCRSCSAVLGQEVTAEVLKIYITEILVKPREDGKCDLTRLSLVSQPNSERQRFLERTLASRLVELSSAQNTFRFSIQNPDDRAVILLWLLNTDTLVASFPGGDSFISADKDHPGEHQSCRAAQAVKVLYILCSDSKLQDVVDVWEKDIGVHPLPLPQSSCEELQKLLMSSTSRLPTFLRFMKSYQVAYMTM